One Methylocaldum marinum DNA window includes the following coding sequences:
- a CDS encoding NUDIX hydrolase → MKDELLCEVDEHDRVLGPRARGEVHRLGLRHRAVHILVFSEAEDILLQKRSRTKDINPGLWDTSAAGHVDWGESYDDCAARELSEELGITSRSPLPFLFKLPASAHTGWEFVQVYRVVHSGTLRPDPREIEECRWFACKDLDGWVRGPGIGLTTSFRRIWQTYRDIEALR, encoded by the coding sequence ATGAAAGACGAATTGCTCTGCGAAGTCGACGAGCATGATCGCGTTCTCGGCCCTCGTGCCCGCGGCGAAGTGCATCGCCTGGGTTTACGCCATCGGGCAGTGCATATCCTGGTTTTCAGCGAAGCTGAGGACATACTTCTGCAAAAGCGCTCGAGGACCAAAGACATTAATCCGGGGCTTTGGGATACCTCCGCCGCCGGCCACGTGGACTGGGGCGAAAGCTATGACGACTGCGCAGCCCGGGAACTGAGCGAAGAGCTTGGAATCACGAGCCGTTCGCCTCTGCCATTCTTGTTCAAGCTGCCGGCTTCCGCGCATACCGGATGGGAGTTTGTTCAGGTTTATCGCGTAGTCCACTCCGGCACGCTGCGGCCCGACCCTCGGGAAATCGAGGAGTGCCGATGGTTTGCATGCAAGGATCTGGATGGCTGGGTCAGGGGACCCGGAATCGGACTGACAACGTCGTTTCGCCGGATTTGGCAAACCTATCGCGATATCGAAGCTCTGCGCTAG
- a CDS encoding efflux RND transporter permease subunit yields the protein MTKFTHFFIDRPIFASVLSILIVLVGGLAAFSLSIAQYPEIAPPTIQVSATYPGANAQVLAETVATPIEQEINGVEDMLYMSSQSTNDGVMRLTITFKPGTDLDKSQVLVQNRLTLAEPKLPEEVRRQGITVRKRSPDLSLVVNLISPDGRYDSVYLSNYALLQIRDVLARLPGVGDIVLFGEREYSMRVWLDPEKVAARNLTATDVVQAIREQNIQVAAGVVGQPPTPGGIDFQLTVTTMGRLLDESQFGDIVIKTGKDGQITRLKDVARIELGAKDYSSSLKLDGTPTVGIAIFQLPGSNAIETKEAVVEAMERLKQRFPEGLDYLLVYDTVVFVTQSIIAVVQTLFEAILLVVVVVLVFLQNWRATIIPLLAVPVSLIGTFAVMAAMGLSLNTLSLFGLVLAIGIVVDDAIVVVENVERNIALGLRAREATRIAMEEVVGPIIATSLVLVAVFVPTAFITGVSGAFYKQFALTVSVSTVISTFNSLTLSPALCAVLLDRAHGDKDWFTRLTDRLFGWFFRGFNRFFSAFSEGYSRLVGRLIRITGMVLLLYVALNGFNFLAFAKVPSGFIPQQDQGYLILYAQLPDAASLERTDAVIERSTDIILKTEGVAHVNAYAGFSLLAGGRQSNAGTMFARLTPFEDRAGHPELSADSIIAKLRENLSVIEDAQIAVFSPPPVRGLSSVGGFKLQIQDRANVGPEELQRVANEIIAKGNEQPGLVGLFTTFRANAPQIYVDINRTQAKSYDVPLSNVFQTLQIYLGSLYVNDFNRFGRTYQVTAQADSMFRLRPSDIANLKTRNLNGDMVPLGTLVDVRETVGPDKVAHYNMYPSAEINGSTLAGVSSGQAIALMEQVANRELPLTMGYEWTELSLQQILAGNTAMIIFPLSVIFVFLALAAQYESWSLPFAVILIVPTCLLSSMVGIWLRGMDNNIFTQVGFIVLVGLASKNAILIVEFARNLQDAGRDRYQAAIEAARLRLRPILMTSFAFILGVSPLVVSTGAGAENRRILGTAVFSGMLGVTFFGLLLTPVFYVVIRKFAERRQQPPEDPGKAGIQTTPNNQT from the coding sequence ATGACGAAATTCACTCATTTTTTCATCGACCGTCCTATCTTCGCGTCGGTTCTTTCCATTCTGATCGTTCTGGTTGGCGGACTCGCGGCCTTTTCCCTTTCCATCGCGCAATACCCCGAGATCGCGCCGCCCACCATTCAGGTCAGCGCAACCTATCCGGGCGCGAATGCCCAGGTATTGGCCGAAACGGTGGCGACGCCCATCGAGCAGGAGATCAACGGCGTCGAAGATATGTTGTACATGTCGTCGCAGTCCACCAACGATGGGGTCATGCGCCTGACCATCACGTTCAAGCCGGGAACCGATCTCGATAAGTCGCAAGTGCTGGTACAGAACCGGCTGACTCTGGCCGAACCGAAACTGCCGGAAGAAGTGCGACGACAGGGGATTACCGTGCGCAAGCGCAGCCCCGACTTGAGCCTGGTGGTGAACTTGATTTCGCCCGACGGACGCTACGATTCCGTTTATCTCAGCAATTACGCTCTGCTGCAGATCCGGGATGTGCTCGCCCGGCTGCCGGGCGTCGGCGACATCGTCCTGTTCGGCGAACGGGAATACAGCATGAGGGTTTGGCTGGACCCGGAAAAGGTCGCAGCCCGCAACCTGACAGCCACCGATGTCGTTCAGGCAATCCGCGAACAAAACATCCAGGTCGCCGCCGGCGTGGTCGGGCAGCCGCCCACACCGGGCGGGATCGATTTCCAGCTCACCGTGACCACCATGGGACGCTTGTTGGACGAATCCCAATTCGGCGACATCGTCATCAAAACCGGAAAGGACGGACAGATAACACGACTCAAGGACGTTGCAAGAATCGAACTCGGAGCAAAGGACTACAGCTCGTCGCTCAAGCTCGACGGTACGCCGACGGTCGGCATCGCCATTTTCCAGTTGCCGGGCTCCAACGCGATCGAAACCAAAGAGGCGGTGGTGGAAGCCATGGAAAGACTCAAGCAGCGCTTCCCCGAAGGGCTCGACTACCTCCTCGTTTATGACACCGTGGTGTTCGTGACGCAGTCCATCATCGCGGTCGTTCAGACACTCTTCGAGGCCATCCTGCTGGTCGTGGTCGTGGTGTTGGTGTTCCTCCAGAACTGGCGGGCCACGATCATCCCGTTGCTGGCGGTACCCGTATCCCTCATCGGCACCTTCGCCGTCATGGCCGCCATGGGACTGTCTCTGAACACGCTTTCTCTGTTCGGACTGGTCCTCGCCATCGGCATCGTCGTGGACGACGCCATCGTCGTGGTCGAAAACGTGGAGCGGAACATTGCGCTCGGCCTCAGGGCACGGGAAGCGACCCGTATAGCCATGGAAGAAGTGGTCGGCCCGATTATCGCGACATCCCTGGTATTGGTCGCGGTTTTCGTGCCGACCGCCTTCATCACCGGCGTTTCCGGGGCGTTTTACAAGCAGTTCGCTCTGACTGTATCCGTATCCACGGTCATTTCCACATTCAATTCGCTTACGCTGAGCCCGGCGCTCTGCGCCGTCCTTCTGGACCGCGCGCACGGGGACAAAGATTGGTTCACGCGCTTGACCGATCGCCTCTTCGGATGGTTTTTCCGCGGTTTCAATCGATTCTTCAGCGCCTTCAGCGAGGGCTACTCGCGGCTGGTCGGCCGGCTGATCCGCATCACAGGCATGGTCCTGCTGCTTTACGTGGCGCTCAACGGCTTTAACTTTCTCGCTTTCGCGAAGGTGCCGAGCGGATTCATTCCGCAGCAGGACCAGGGCTATCTCATTCTATACGCGCAGCTCCCGGACGCCGCCTCGCTGGAACGCACCGACGCGGTCATCGAGCGCTCCACCGATATCATCCTCAAGACCGAGGGCGTCGCTCACGTGAACGCATACGCCGGATTCTCGCTGCTCGCCGGAGGCCGCCAGTCGAACGCCGGCACCATGTTCGCCCGTCTCACGCCCTTCGAAGACCGCGCGGGGCATCCGGAACTCTCGGCGGACTCGATCATCGCGAAACTGCGAGAAAATCTCTCCGTGATCGAGGACGCGCAGATTGCCGTGTTCTCACCGCCGCCGGTCCGCGGCCTCAGCTCGGTGGGCGGCTTCAAGCTGCAGATCCAGGACCGCGCCAACGTGGGCCCCGAGGAGCTGCAGCGGGTGGCGAACGAAATCATCGCCAAAGGCAACGAGCAGCCCGGACTGGTTGGCCTGTTCACGACCTTCCGGGCCAATGCGCCACAGATATACGTCGATATAAACCGAACCCAGGCCAAGTCGTACGATGTTCCGCTGAGCAACGTCTTTCAGACGCTTCAGATTTATCTCGGTTCGCTTTATGTCAATGATTTCAATCGCTTCGGCAGAACCTATCAGGTTACGGCACAGGCCGACTCGATGTTTAGACTGAGACCCTCGGATATCGCTAATCTCAAGACTCGGAATCTGAACGGCGACATGGTTCCTCTCGGCACCCTGGTCGACGTTCGCGAGACTGTCGGCCCGGACAAAGTAGCCCATTACAACATGTATCCCTCGGCCGAAATCAACGGCAGCACCCTGGCCGGCGTTAGTTCGGGCCAGGCCATCGCCCTCATGGAACAGGTGGCGAACCGAGAGCTTCCGCTGACGATGGGCTATGAATGGACCGAACTCAGCCTGCAGCAGATCCTGGCCGGCAATACGGCCATGATCATATTTCCCCTGAGCGTGATCTTCGTATTTCTCGCACTGGCCGCGCAATACGAAAGCTGGTCGCTGCCCTTCGCCGTCATTCTCATCGTTCCCACATGTCTCCTGAGCTCGATGGTCGGCATCTGGCTACGCGGCATGGATAACAATATCTTCACCCAGGTCGGATTTATCGTACTGGTCGGACTGGCCAGCAAGAACGCGATTCTGATCGTCGAATTCGCCCGCAATCTTCAGGATGCCGGCAGAGACCGATACCAAGCCGCTATCGAAGCCGCGCGGCTGCGCCTTCGTCCGATCTTGATGACCTCCTTTGCCTTCATTCTCGGCGTGTCTCCGCTAGTGGTGTCCACCGGAGCCGGCGCGGAAAACCGGCGGATACTCGGAACCGCGGTATTCAGCGGGATGCTCGGGGTTACCTTCTTCGGTCTGCTGCTCACGCCGGTGTTCTACGTGGTCATACGCAAGTTCGCCGAACGCCGCCAGCAGCCCCCTGAAGACCCCGGGAAGGCCGGGATTCAAACCACGCCGAACAATCAAACCTAA
- a CDS encoding NUDIX domain-containing protein, which produces MKLQNSEGLSFGDLDPGPGPYDAFRFCPRCGCECLSVREQRAIRCGRCGFQFFFNTSAAAGAFVFHQDRLILCVRARDPAKGKLDLPGGFIEFNETVEDSLRREISEELNIETTNYRYLSSAPNDYLYGGVLYKVTDIFFVCDAPEIHALKAADDVADYRLVSAGDIEPEELAFNSTRLALVKLKAWLDSA; this is translated from the coding sequence ATGAAACTACAGAATTCTGAGGGTTTGTCATTCGGTGATCTCGACCCCGGCCCGGGACCGTACGACGCTTTTCGGTTTTGTCCCCGATGCGGCTGCGAATGTTTGAGCGTGCGGGAACAGCGCGCGATTCGATGCGGGCGTTGCGGCTTCCAGTTCTTCTTCAATACCAGCGCGGCGGCGGGTGCGTTCGTCTTCCATCAAGATCGGCTGATTCTATGCGTGCGGGCGAGGGATCCGGCAAAAGGCAAGCTCGATCTTCCAGGCGGGTTCATCGAATTCAACGAAACCGTGGAAGACTCGTTGCGCCGCGAGATCTCCGAAGAGTTGAACATCGAAACGACTAATTATCGCTACCTGAGCAGCGCGCCGAACGATTACCTATACGGTGGCGTGCTTTACAAAGTCACGGACATATTTTTTGTCTGTGATGCACCTGAAATCCACGCCTTGAAGGCGGCCGATGATGTGGCCGATTATCGGCTGGTGTCTGCCGGCGACATCGAGCCGGAAGAACTGGCATTCAACTCGACGAGGCTGGCTTTGGTAAAGCTCAAGGCGTGGCTGGATAGCGCCTGA
- a CDS encoding PQQ-dependent sugar dehydrogenase → MKIEASRIKDIGIRLGIVAAIVAVGFSTVRSLQGAYESEGQPFSVEILAEQEDVVWGFDFLPDGRIVFTERDGQLRILDPGARSVQTVQGTPGVARAGQGGLLDVRVHPGFNENGWIYLTYSKTADQGMTTALGRGRLEGSELKDFRKLFSAWQPNRNNIHFGSRIEFDGSGKLFISVGDRNERHFAQDLRYHNGKILRLNEDGSVPGDNPFAQNPDARPEIWSYGHRNPQGLVKHPVTGELWESEFGPRGGDEINVIRPGANYGWPVITYGREYWGPKIGEGTEKAGMEQPIAYYVPSISPSGIAFYSGDAFPRWRGSLFVANLSGQHLRRLVIDENSKVVKEEELLDDLRMHFRHVRPGPEGYLYFSTDDGKIARLVPNL, encoded by the coding sequence GTGAAAATTGAAGCGAGCAGGATAAAGGACATCGGAATTCGCTTAGGTATCGTGGCGGCTATCGTTGCCGTCGGGTTCAGTACGGTTCGCTCGTTGCAGGGCGCGTACGAATCCGAGGGACAGCCGTTTTCGGTGGAAATCCTTGCCGAACAGGAAGACGTGGTCTGGGGTTTCGATTTTCTTCCGGACGGTCGAATCGTTTTTACGGAACGAGACGGGCAGTTGCGAATTCTTGATCCGGGAGCGAGGTCGGTGCAGACCGTGCAAGGTACGCCAGGGGTGGCTCGGGCCGGTCAAGGCGGCTTATTGGATGTGAGAGTCCATCCCGGGTTTAATGAAAACGGCTGGATTTATCTGACCTATTCGAAAACGGCGGATCAAGGAATGACCACGGCCCTCGGGCGCGGAAGGCTGGAGGGCTCGGAATTGAAGGATTTTCGGAAGCTGTTCAGTGCATGGCAGCCCAACCGGAACAACATTCATTTCGGCTCGCGCATAGAGTTCGATGGCTCCGGCAAGCTGTTCATCTCGGTAGGCGACCGGAACGAGCGGCATTTTGCACAGGATTTGCGCTACCACAATGGCAAGATCTTGCGCCTGAACGAGGATGGTAGCGTGCCCGGCGACAATCCGTTTGCGCAGAATCCCGATGCCCGACCCGAGATTTGGAGCTATGGTCATCGCAATCCGCAAGGTTTGGTGAAGCACCCGGTCACGGGCGAATTGTGGGAGAGCGAGTTCGGGCCCCGAGGCGGCGACGAAATCAATGTGATCCGTCCGGGGGCGAATTACGGATGGCCGGTGATTACCTATGGACGCGAGTATTGGGGACCGAAAATAGGCGAAGGTACCGAAAAAGCCGGTATGGAACAGCCGATCGCGTATTACGTGCCGTCCATTTCCCCCTCCGGAATCGCTTTTTATTCCGGGGACGCTTTCCCGAGGTGGAGAGGAAGTCTGTTCGTGGCCAATTTGAGCGGACAGCACCTGCGGCGCCTGGTGATAGACGAGAACAGCAAGGTCGTTAAGGAAGAAGAATTGCTGGATGACCTGAGAATGCATTTTCGCCATGTAAGGCCGGGGCCGGAAGGCTATCTTTATTTTTCCACCGACGACGGCAAAATCGCCCGCCTGGTGCCTAACCTTTAA
- a CDS encoding efflux RND transporter periplasmic adaptor subunit, producing the protein MGRIHGAGRIEAIETVEVRARVDGYLDKVNFKAGDKVKKGDLLFVIDPRPYRAELNRAVGELERAKARLELAKNDLQRAEHLRRAKAISEEEYDTRSKGQREASAAVRSAEAAAQTARLNLEFTEIRAPISGRIGRELVTPGNLVSGGGGGGTLLTIIVSVDPIYVYVDADERAVLKYRRLAEAGKRSNARETRIPAKLALLDEAEFVHVGYIDYIEPRMDPNTGTLRARGVFDNPNELLSPGFFARLRVPGSAPYQGLLIPERAIGTDQGQKFVWIAKDDGSVEYRRIVPGAATGRMRVISEGLQPGDWVVIEGIHKLRPDTRIEAERIPLAGTDGSSS; encoded by the coding sequence ATGGGACGAATACACGGGGCGGGGCGTATCGAAGCGATCGAGACCGTGGAGGTCAGAGCAAGAGTAGACGGCTACCTGGATAAGGTAAATTTCAAAGCCGGCGATAAGGTCAAAAAAGGTGACCTGCTGTTTGTCATCGATCCGCGCCCTTACCGGGCTGAACTGAATCGCGCGGTAGGCGAGCTCGAGCGGGCCAAGGCTAGACTCGAACTGGCAAAGAACGACTTGCAGCGTGCCGAGCATCTGAGGCGGGCCAAGGCCATTTCCGAAGAAGAATACGACACTCGCAGCAAGGGCCAGCGCGAGGCCTCGGCGGCCGTTCGTTCGGCCGAAGCGGCCGCCCAAACGGCCCGACTGAACCTTGAATTCACGGAAATTCGAGCCCCGATCAGCGGACGCATCGGACGCGAGCTCGTCACCCCGGGCAATTTGGTGAGCGGCGGCGGGGGCGGTGGAACCTTGCTGACAATTATCGTGTCGGTCGACCCCATTTATGTGTATGTCGACGCTGACGAACGAGCCGTTCTCAAGTACAGACGTCTGGCCGAGGCCGGCAAACGAAGCAACGCCCGCGAAACGCGGATTCCGGCAAAACTGGCGCTTCTCGATGAAGCCGAGTTTGTCCATGTCGGTTATATCGATTACATCGAGCCGCGTATGGATCCCAACACTGGGACTTTGCGCGCCAGAGGCGTTTTCGATAATCCCAACGAACTTCTGAGTCCCGGATTCTTCGCCCGCCTTCGCGTGCCGGGAAGCGCACCTTATCAGGGTCTCCTGATCCCCGAAAGGGCGATCGGCACCGACCAGGGACAGAAATTCGTCTGGATCGCCAAAGACGACGGCTCGGTCGAATACCGCCGGATCGTGCCCGGTGCCGCAACCGGCCGGATGCGAGTAATCTCGGAAGGGCTGCAGCCCGGCGACTGGGTGGTCATCGAAGGCATTCACAAGTTACGTCCCGACACCAGGATTGAAGCGGAGCGAATCCCCCTCGCGGGAACCGACGGCAGTTCATCGTAG
- a CDS encoding efflux transporter outer membrane subunit codes for MRSCSATAPSRARHAVALTLLALLSACAVGPDYSKPEVAPGAQFAHAVLPEFKRDGIEVAWWKQFNDPLLSQLIDRAVNSNLDLKAAEANLRVARALYLEAGLDLLPTITSHANYTTQKRSFDAMNRRTFAPRELELFNVGFDAFWEVDFFGRIRRSVEARDAEVEAAEADLRDLLVSVISEVALNYFELRGLQNQLDVAQKNADNQAATLELTQARLEAGRGTELDTSRAKAQLDSTLATIPPIQSRIRETIHRLGVLVGQLPDSLSNNLSPPAPMPTIPETIQIGAPADLMRRRPDIRVAERNLAAATARIGVATADLFPRVTFNGTIALESRTLAGLGASGTEAFSAGPRISWAFLDLGRVRARIRAADASAEARLANYEQTVLNALEETENALVNYNRNRARRALLASAATASERAHELAHLRFEDGISDFLTVLDAERRLLLDQEQLAQSQTVTATSLIALYKALGGGWEVYEPGENSVATLPASTR; via the coding sequence ATGCGCAGTTGCTCCGCGACTGCGCCCTCCCGCGCACGCCATGCCGTCGCGTTGACACTCCTTGCACTTCTCTCCGCCTGTGCGGTCGGTCCCGATTATTCCAAACCGGAGGTTGCCCCGGGCGCACAATTCGCCCATGCCGTGCTCCCTGAATTCAAGCGTGACGGTATCGAAGTGGCGTGGTGGAAGCAGTTCAATGATCCGTTACTGTCACAGCTGATCGACCGGGCGGTGAACAGTAACCTGGATCTCAAGGCAGCCGAAGCGAATCTTCGAGTCGCCCGCGCGCTATATCTGGAAGCCGGGCTGGACCTTCTTCCGACCATCACCAGCCACGCCAATTACACGACACAGAAGCGAAGTTTCGACGCCATGAACCGTCGGACCTTCGCACCCCGAGAGCTGGAACTCTTCAACGTCGGATTCGATGCCTTTTGGGAAGTGGATTTCTTTGGTCGGATACGGCGCAGTGTCGAAGCGCGCGACGCTGAAGTCGAGGCCGCGGAGGCCGACCTGCGCGACCTCCTGGTCAGCGTCATTTCGGAAGTGGCGCTCAATTATTTCGAACTGCGCGGACTGCAAAACCAATTGGATGTTGCACAGAAAAACGCCGACAACCAGGCGGCGACCCTGGAATTGACGCAAGCCAGACTTGAAGCCGGTCGCGGCACTGAGCTGGATACCTCCCGAGCAAAGGCCCAACTCGATTCGACTCTGGCGACGATTCCGCCGATTCAGAGCCGAATCCGGGAGACCATTCATCGCCTCGGCGTGCTCGTCGGCCAGCTTCCGGACTCGCTCTCGAATAACTTGTCCCCGCCCGCCCCGATGCCGACGATTCCGGAAACGATCCAGATCGGCGCGCCCGCTGATCTCATGCGGCGCCGCCCGGATATCCGCGTTGCCGAGCGTAATCTGGCTGCGGCGACCGCCCGCATCGGCGTCGCCACGGCCGATCTTTTCCCCAGGGTAACCTTCAACGGCACTATCGCCTTGGAGTCCCGCACACTTGCCGGGCTCGGCGCCTCCGGCACCGAGGCTTTCTCGGCGGGACCGCGCATCTCCTGGGCGTTTCTCGATCTCGGACGGGTCCGAGCCCGCATCAGGGCGGCGGACGCCAGCGCGGAAGCCAGGCTCGCGAATTATGAACAAACCGTGCTGAACGCGCTCGAGGAAACCGAAAACGCACTCGTCAATTACAATCGGAACCGTGCCCGCCGAGCCTTGCTCGCTTCCGCGGCGACAGCCAGCGAGCGGGCGCATGAACTCGCGCATTTACGTTTCGAAGACGGCATTTCGGATTTCCTCACCGTGTTGGACGCCGAACGCCGCCTGCTGCTCGACCAGGAACAACTGGCCCAAAGCCAGACGGTCACGGCAACCAGCCTGATAGCGCTCTATAAAGCGCTGGGCGGCGGTTGGGAAGTCTATGAACCCGGCGAAAATTCCGTGGCGACGCTTCCCGCCTCGACGCGCTAG